A window of the Thermoleophilia bacterium genome harbors these coding sequences:
- a CDS encoding response regulator transcription factor, producing the protein MASPKQGDSVLRAGPLEVRFEERTVLADDRPLMLTVREFQILTALVARAERIVSREDLYSAVWQQEMRDHDRSVDVYVSKVRTKLEVALPHWSYIQTHIGFGYCFSPRPSTD; encoded by the coding sequence ATGGCATCTCCTAAGCAGGGAGACTCGGTGCTACGAGCCGGGCCCCTCGAGGTCCGATTCGAGGAACGGACCGTCCTGGCGGACGATCGTCCGCTGATGCTGACTGTCCGCGAGTTTCAGATCCTTACTGCGCTGGTCGCCAGAGCGGAGCGGATCGTCAGCCGGGAAGACCTTTACAGCGCCGTCTGGCAGCAGGAGATGAGGGATCACGACCGATCGGTCGACGTATACGTGTCCAAGGTCAGGACCAAACTCGAGGTCGCCTTGCCTCACTGGAGCTACATCCAGACCCACATCGGGTTCGGTTACTGCTTCTCACCCCGTCCTTCGACCGACTGA
- the phoU gene encoding phosphate signaling complex protein PhoU yields the protein MTMNDRMRVSYQDELDRLESHALGGFELVLRSLDRTIETVERRDMELARLVIADDDLIDTRYLEVHQGLIALLATQSPVATDLRLISALLHVIKGVERMGDQCVNICKLAPLADSILPASEELLTRFSRMGRQAHTQVRQAQRAFAERDEAMAQDLVKQDDLIDRLNRECFSIALEIGHDQDQREWAMTMLLSARALERIGDNAVDVGEQVAFIVTGLFREFEDASHPV from the coding sequence ATTACCATGAACGACAGAATGCGTGTCTCCTACCAGGATGAACTCGACCGACTCGAAAGCCATGCTTTGGGCGGTTTCGAGCTGGTCCTGAGATCCCTGGACCGGACGATCGAGACCGTTGAACGTAGGGATATGGAACTTGCCAGGCTCGTGATCGCCGACGATGACCTGATCGACACCAGATACCTCGAAGTCCACCAGGGTCTGATCGCGCTCCTGGCGACCCAGTCACCGGTCGCCACCGATCTTCGACTCATATCGGCGCTTCTCCACGTGATCAAGGGCGTCGAACGCATGGGCGACCAGTGCGTGAACATCTGCAAGCTCGCCCCGCTGGCGGATTCGATTCTGCCGGCAAGCGAAGAGCTGCTGACGAGGTTCTCGAGGATGGGTCGCCAGGCCCACACCCAGGTCAGGCAAGCCCAGCGCGCTTTTGCCGAGCGTGACGAGGCGATGGCTCAGGACCTGGTCAAGCAGGACGACCTCATCGACCGCCTGAACCGGGAATGCTTTTCCATCGCACTTGAGATCGGTCACGATCAGGACCAGCGGGAATGGGCGATGACCATGCTTCTGTCGGCTCGGGCACTCGAACGGATCGGCGACAACGCGGTCGACGTCGGCGAACAGGTCGCGTTCATCGTCACCGGGCTGTTCCGCGAGTTCGAAGACGCTTCGCACCCGGTCTGA
- a CDS encoding response regulator transcription factor: MNYGRESLRVAVIDNDSGFIKVLTNRMDSAGWQHRVLASAVPPQELIAMKVNAVVVDLGVMGDDGWAYLERITGLLPDLGVLVCASGATVSQRVRGLRIGADDWITKPCHPEEVIARIESVARRRRRLQPSNETGPVVVGEIEVRADQFQAFVAGQSLDLTRREFELLQLLADSEGNVLERETIYQRVWGYTMAHGDRSVDVFIRKLRHKLEKRSPGFAYIHTHFGVGYRFAAESSIPAATAAAEEGSDRVASPSADALTAPV, translated from the coding sequence ATGAACTATGGACGCGAATCGCTGCGGGTTGCTGTTATCGACAACGACTCCGGCTTCATCAAGGTCCTGACCAACCGCATGGATTCCGCGGGCTGGCAGCACCGGGTACTTGCTTCGGCGGTACCGCCCCAGGAACTCATTGCCATGAAGGTGAACGCGGTCGTCGTCGACCTCGGAGTGATGGGGGATGACGGCTGGGCATACCTCGAGCGCATAACTGGACTCCTGCCCGATCTCGGGGTGCTGGTCTGTGCCAGCGGAGCCACTGTTTCCCAGCGGGTCCGTGGCCTGCGCATCGGTGCCGATGACTGGATCACCAAGCCCTGTCACCCGGAAGAAGTGATCGCCCGGATCGAGTCGGTCGCCAGGCGACGCCGGCGTCTCCAGCCCTCGAACGAGACCGGACCAGTGGTGGTTGGCGAGATCGAGGTCCGTGCCGACCAGTTCCAGGCGTTCGTCGCCGGTCAGAGCCTCGATCTCACCCGGCGTGAATTCGAGCTGCTCCAACTGCTCGCCGATAGCGAAGGAAACGTGCTCGAACGCGAAACGATCTATCAACGGGTGTGGGGATACACGATGGCTCACGGCGACCGCTCGGTCGACGTCTTCATCCGCAAGCTCCGGCACAAGCTGGAGAAGCGCTCACCGGGCTTCGCTTACATCCACACGCACTTCGGCGTCGGTTACAGGTTCGCGGCCGAATCGTCGATACCGGCCGCTACGGCGGCTGCAGAAGAAGGCTCCGACCGAGTCGCATCCCCGAGCGCAGACGCGCTCACCGCACCGGTCTAG